GGGTCCGGGGACGGGGTACTTGCATGGTAGTCATTTTGCCCTGCTTTTGCCGCCTCGCCCTCGCTGAAGTCACCTGAAATCTTGCACTTAGGCGGGGCGATGGGGCGCTCGGCTGGGGGACTTGCTGGGCAGTCCTCAGTTGTCTGTCCTCAGTCCTCAGCAAAAGCAACCGCAAAAGACTTTCGCCGCAGATGAACGCAGATCAACGCTGATTTTCGGGAAGATTGTAGCGGTCCACCCACCCCCACTTGCTGGCAGGTGTTTCTGGTGCCCAAAATCGCGTCTGACCCTCGTCATTATTGGCGAAAATCGTTCCAGGGCGGGGGACTTGCTGCTGGTCAAAAACAGCTCCAGTCATCAGTTCTCAGAATCCCAAATCGCAACAAATTTTCAAAGAGCTAAAGGGTCATGAAACCCCGCATTCTAGAATGCCTGGTTCTTTTGCAGTTGTTTTAACCGGCAACCGGTGGCTGGCAACTGCTTCTCAATGATGACCTGTAGTTTCCGGGGAAGCAAGGTTTTAGTGCCAGAATGGTATCACTCGGTCCCTTGATGGATGGTGTGAGTAACTAAAAAGATAAAGGGGGTGTGGGCAGGATGCCCACACGACAGCCGGCGAGACGCCGGCGCTACGTCAAACTGAGCCACCTACTCCACATTCTGGTACAGGCGATAGCTCTCGTCTCCAATTGCTGCGAATGGGCGGAGTATAAGGCTGCCTGTGTCTGCCTTTACAACCCAATCATCGGAGGACTGCGACGCGGCGGTGGCGCTGAGCAATTGCTCACGCGTTATCTGACCGGGAAGATCACCCACCGCAAAAAGCGCAAGCGGGCCTCTCAATAATGCGACCAGGTTGGGGTTCTCGCTATCGACGGCCTGCAAGCGCAGCGGCATATCCATTTCAAACTCGACGCGATCGCCATTCTTCCAATGGCGCTGCAGAGCAAGAAACTTTCCCGGCACAATCTCGTTTTCAACACGGCGGCCGTTCACGGAGAGCCTCGTCCTCGGGCCAGCCCACTCCGGGATGCGCAGATATACGGTGAACCTTTCCGGGCGAGCCAGCTTCAATTCCATCTGTACGGTATTGGTTTTGGGATAATCGGTTTTCAGTTCCAGTAAGCAGCGCGTTTTGTGCTGCGACCAGGTGATCCGGGAAGGAATGAAGAGATTCACGTAGATGCCATCCTGCGCCCGGTAGTACGAACTGATGCCGTAATCGGCCGTCAATTGCGGAAATGTTCCCGAACAGCAAGGCCATTTGTCCTTGTGGTAGACCTTCTTGCCGTCGTTGTTGTAATCGGAATAGTAAAAGCTGGTGCCGTCAGGAAGGATAGGTTTGGCGCCGGCGATGGTGTTGTAAAGCACCTGCTCCATGCTGTCGCCGTAACGCGAGTCGCGCGTGACCCGCAACAAATAACGCGTGATCTTAAGATGGCCGTAGGCGCCGCAGGGCGTTTCGAAGCTCGAGTGTGTAGCCCCCAGGCTTGCCGCCAGCTTGCCTTTGCCTGGTGTGAAGAAACTCTCGTTCGGCCCCCAGCCTCCGGTGGCGTAGCTTTGTTCCTGTACCATACGCAAACCGTTGGCCGCCGCGCGAAGATATTTCCCATCGTTCAAAACCAGGTAGGCCTGCATGGCGGAGCTCAATGCGTTGACGTGACTGTAAGCATGCTTGCCGGGAAGAACATTTTGGCCTTCCGCGAGCGGATCGAAGTAATCCTTGTGAAGAAAGCGGATTGCCAGATCACGATAGCGCTCGCTTCCGCTACGCTGGTAAGCAAGAAAGAAGTTTTCGGGCAGCGTATAGCTTTCATCCCATGTGTAGGCGTTGTCCTTATGCGGCCTGGCTTTCTGCTCGTCTCGACTGAGAGCCTTCTCAGGAAGATGCCACAGCACTGCGTCGGTGCTGCGTGCCAGTACCTTAAGCGCCTGCGGGTCCCCAGCAAACTCGTGGGCATCTATAAGGCCGCAGCATATTTTGTCGAATGTGTAGGCCGGCAGATGATAATCCACATAAAATTTGCCTGCCAGATCAACGGTCTCGGCGTAGGCGAGAACCAGGCGATGTACTTTCTCCCGGGTAGCCTTGGAGCGTGTCACCGCGTGTGCCCTGGCCAGAGCGGAGAGGTACTGTCCAAAGCTGTGGCCGGGAATAAAGCCATGAAAGTTCTTTTTGGGATCGAAGTCGCTCGAATTGTCATACCATCCGCCCATGTCCGGACCGGGAGCAGGCAGTCCCGCACGCTGGCGGAAGGGTTTCAGCAGGGCGTCCTCGTCCAAATTTAAGAAGACCTGGTGATTATGATCGAATTGCCGGCGGAATAGACCTTCGAGCAACTGAACCTGGGAATAGTCAAATACGGAGAGCGGCGGGGCGAGAGAAACCTGAGTTGGAGCACTCCACGCAGAAACAAACGGTGTGCAGAACGCTCCGCCAGCCGCCACCGCGCTCAGTTTCAGAAACTGCCGCCGGGATGTATTCCTATCGCGAAGCAACATTCGCACCCTGATTTACAGACTCGGCCACACGGATGAGCGCCGGCAAAATCTTATCAAACTCGCCGCTTCCCGGTTCGCTGAAAGCAAAATAGAGTTTGCTGTAGAGGGTGTAGAGTTCGTCGTATAGAGTAAGCGCCTCTCCCGTTTACTTGCTGCCTGGCTCTGAACGCGTGCTGAACTTGAGTACAGTAACCGTATGATAGCGCTCTCCGGGCTTCAGTTCCGTCGAGGGAAAGTTGGGATGGTTTGGAGAGTCGGGAAAGTGCTGCGTTTCCAGGCACAACCCAGACCGTTTCGGATAGACACGGCCCTGTTTGCCGGTGATGGTTCCATTAAGGAAGTTGCCGGAATAAAATTGCAGTCCGAGTTCGGTGGTGAGCACCTGCAACACGCGACCGGTAACGGGCTCGTAGAGTTCGGCGGCCTCGTTGAACTTACCCGGAGTTTTATCGAGCACCCAGTTGTGATCGTAGCCCTTGCCCTTCACAAGTTGATCATCAGCCGCGTCAATACTCTGACCAATTGCAGTTGATGTTCGAAAGTCAAAAGGCGTGCCTTCAACGGACTTCAACTCTCCGGTGGGAATAAGAGTGGAATCCACCGGTGTAAAGTGAGAGGCATTGATCTTGAGCTGGTGCTGCAGAATCGTATCCTTGCCCTGACCGGCAAGATTGAAATAAGAGTGGTTCGTCAGATTCACCACAGTAGCTTTATCCGTGGTAGCGAAATACTCGATGTGTAACGCGTCTTCGCTCAAAGTGTAGCGGACGGTGGCGGTGAGGGTCCCCGGATATCCCTGGTCTCCGTCTTTGCTCACATAGGTGAGCTCAATTCCATCCTTGATTGGCTTTGCCTTCCATACCACCTTGTCAAAGCCGCGCGTGCCGCCATGAAGCGAGTTTCCCCCGTCATTCTTGGACACGGAGTAAGTCTTGCCATCCAGGGTGAAGCTGCCATGGGCAATGCGGTTCCCGTACCGGCCGATGATCGCCCCAAAGTAAGGATTCTTGGCTACATACTGACTCAGCGAATCGTAACCGAGCACAACGTCGTCGGGATTTCCCTTACGATCGGGTACACGAAGAGAGACGATAATTCCGCCATAGGTGGTGATGCGCGCTTCGATCTTGCCACTGCGGAGGGTGTAAATCTCCACCGGCGTGCCGTCGTCAAGTTGATTGAAGGATTGTTTGGTGATCACCGTCTTCGCTTGTGCAACCAATGACACGAGCAAGATGCAAAAAACCGTAAGCTTGAAACCCGCGCCTACCAGAGACATAGTTGTTCCTCTCCTGCGTGCAGATTAGTTTTCAACCGGGCAGAGCGACAGATCTCAGCAGCGCTTATGCTAAAGCAAAACGATTCGCCCAAGAACCCAGTCTGGCGACTTCCAAAGTCGCAATCTTGAGTAAACGCTTACAATACCATAGTGCCCAAGGGGCGGTAATCAATTGCTCGTGGCGCACATGCAATTATTTCCGAAGCTGGCGCCAAAATTAATTAATGAGGAGTTACGTGAAAGACGAAATTCAATTGTGCTGCCGCTGTGCTGTTCGACATCCAAACGGGGGCCCATTGAAATTGCTCGGCACGAATGTCATGAACGTGAATTCATCTCAGGCATAAGGTTGAAAGCCGACGCAACAGCAATAGCAAAGGCGTCCCGAGGGACGCCTTTGCTATACGAAAACATCTCCAACCCATAAATCAGAAGTAGACCTTGAGACCAAACTGAATGTAGCGCGAACTTCCGCCTGGATTAAACAGAGTGCCGAAGCTGTTGTTATATGCGTTACGCAAGCGCCACAACTTATAACCGTTCAGCGTTCTGATGTCATAGGAGTTTGGCTGCGTGGCATTGAAGTTTGCCGGAAGCTGCA
The Terriglobales bacterium DNA segment above includes these coding regions:
- a CDS encoding beta-L-arabinofuranosidase domain-containing protein, producing MLLRDRNTSRRQFLKLSAVAAGGAFCTPFVSAWSAPTQVSLAPPLSVFDYSQVQLLEGLFRRQFDHNHQVFLNLDEDALLKPFRQRAGLPAPGPDMGGWYDNSSDFDPKKNFHGFIPGHSFGQYLSALARAHAVTRSKATREKVHRLVLAYAETVDLAGKFYVDYHLPAYTFDKICCGLIDAHEFAGDPQALKVLARSTDAVLWHLPEKALSRDEQKARPHKDNAYTWDESYTLPENFFLAYQRSGSERYRDLAIRFLHKDYFDPLAEGQNVLPGKHAYSHVNALSSAMQAYLVLNDGKYLRAAANGLRMVQEQSYATGGWGPNESFFTPGKGKLAASLGATHSSFETPCGAYGHLKITRYLLRVTRDSRYGDSMEQVLYNTIAGAKPILPDGTSFYYSDYNNDGKKVYHKDKWPCCSGTFPQLTADYGISSYYRAQDGIYVNLFIPSRITWSQHKTRCLLELKTDYPKTNTVQMELKLARPERFTVYLRIPEWAGPRTRLSVNGRRVENEIVPGKFLALQRHWKNGDRVEFEMDMPLRLQAVDSENPNLVALLRGPLALFAVGDLPGQITREQLLSATAASQSSDDWVVKADTGSLILRPFAAIGDESYRLYQNVE
- a CDS encoding aldose epimerase family protein translates to MSLVGAGFKLTVFCILLVSLVAQAKTVITKQSFNQLDDGTPVEIYTLRSGKIEARITTYGGIIVSLRVPDRKGNPDDVVLGYDSLSQYVAKNPYFGAIIGRYGNRIAHGSFTLDGKTYSVSKNDGGNSLHGGTRGFDKVVWKAKPIKDGIELTYVSKDGDQGYPGTLTATVRYTLSEDALHIEYFATTDKATVVNLTNHSYFNLAGQGKDTILQHQLKINASHFTPVDSTLIPTGELKSVEGTPFDFRTSTAIGQSIDAADDQLVKGKGYDHNWVLDKTPGKFNEAAELYEPVTGRVLQVLTTELGLQFYSGNFLNGTITGKQGRVYPKRSGLCLETQHFPDSPNHPNFPSTELKPGERYHTVTVLKFSTRSEPGSK